From a single Rosa rugosa chromosome 7, drRosRugo1.1, whole genome shotgun sequence genomic region:
- the LOC133722017 gene encoding uncharacterized protein LOC133722017 isoform X2, whose amino-acid sequence MANVLRSSALRAPLAPLPTAVSPNSPKPFFVSFRRQRHPILRFSHLPSLRLLVPFASHNQQGETDATDTLDAQDLEEDSLDGAVSVEDSTSDAEESGTSDDGEGDDKKPVSAIIASLQLYKEALASNDESKVAEIESFLKSVEDEKIDLERKVASLSEELSAEKVRILRISADFDNFRKRTDRERISLVTNAQGEVVESLLGVLDNFERAKTQIKVETEGEEKINNSYQSIYKQFGEILSSLGVLPVETVGKPFDPLVRYQVGSKFNQLLDELYQVVSQFCSGLMKTWIRF is encoded by the exons ATGGCCAATGTCCTCCGAAGTTCAGCGTTGAGGGCACCATTGGCTCCGCTTCCAACAGCTGTCTCGCCCAACTCTCCCAAACCCTTTTTCGTTTCGTTTAGACGACAAAGGCACCCCATTCTCCGCTTCTCTCACTTGCCCTCCCTCCGCCTCCTCGTGCCTTTCGCTTCCCACAACCAGCAGGGTGAAACCGATGCTACTGACACCCTCGATGCCCAGGACCTTGAGGAG GATTCCTTAGACGGGGCAGTTAGTGTGGAAGATAGTACAAGTGATGCTGAAGAAAGTGGTACAAGTGATGATGGGGAAGGTGATGACAAAAAACCTGTTTCAGCCATCATAGCGTCACTACAATTATACAAAGAAGCTTTAGCCAGTAATGATGAATCAAAAGTAGCTGAGATTGAATCTTTTCTAAAATCTGTTGAAGATGAAAAAATAGACCTTGAAAGGAAAGTGGCTTCTTTGTCTGAAGAACTGTCAGCAGAGAAGGTTCGGATTCTGAGGATTAGTGCAGACTTTGATAATTTCCGGAAAAGGACAGATAGAGAACGCATTTCACTGGTAACTAATGCTCAGGGGGAAGTTGTGGAGAGCTTGTTGGGTGTATTGGATAATTTTGAGAGGGCTAAAACCCAGATTAAGGTGGAGACAGAGGGAGAGGAGAAGATCAACAATAGCTATCAGAGCATTTATAAACAGTTTGGAGAAATCTTAAGTTCACTTGGCGTTCTCCCGGTGGAGACAGTGGGGAAGCCCTTTGATCCGTTG GTTAGATACCAAGTTGGCTCGAAATTCAATCAATTACTTGATGAACTTTATCAAGTAGTTAGTCAATTTTGTTCAGGTTTGATGAAGACCTGGATACGGTTTTAA
- the LOC133722017 gene encoding uncharacterized protein LOC133722017 isoform X1 produces the protein MANVLRSSALRAPLAPLPTAVSPNSPKPFFVSFRRQRHPILRFSHLPSLRLLVPFASHNQQGETDATDTLDAQDLEEDSLDGAVSVEDSTSDAEESGTSDDGEGDDKKPVSAIIASLQLYKEALASNDESKVAEIESFLKSVEDEKIDLERKVASLSEELSAEKVRILRISADFDNFRKRTDRERISLVTNAQGEVVESLLGVLDNFERAKTQIKVETEGEEKINNSYQSIYKQFGEILSSLGVLPVETVGKPFDPLLHEAIMREESSEFEEGIILDEFRKGFKLGDRLLRPSMVKVSAGPGPAKPEQQVAPSEEHDASEATKEDSTETESA, from the exons ATGGCCAATGTCCTCCGAAGTTCAGCGTTGAGGGCACCATTGGCTCCGCTTCCAACAGCTGTCTCGCCCAACTCTCCCAAACCCTTTTTCGTTTCGTTTAGACGACAAAGGCACCCCATTCTCCGCTTCTCTCACTTGCCCTCCCTCCGCCTCCTCGTGCCTTTCGCTTCCCACAACCAGCAGGGTGAAACCGATGCTACTGACACCCTCGATGCCCAGGACCTTGAGGAG GATTCCTTAGACGGGGCAGTTAGTGTGGAAGATAGTACAAGTGATGCTGAAGAAAGTGGTACAAGTGATGATGGGGAAGGTGATGACAAAAAACCTGTTTCAGCCATCATAGCGTCACTACAATTATACAAAGAAGCTTTAGCCAGTAATGATGAATCAAAAGTAGCTGAGATTGAATCTTTTCTAAAATCTGTTGAAGATGAAAAAATAGACCTTGAAAGGAAAGTGGCTTCTTTGTCTGAAGAACTGTCAGCAGAGAAGGTTCGGATTCTGAGGATTAGTGCAGACTTTGATAATTTCCGGAAAAGGACAGATAGAGAACGCATTTCACTGGTAACTAATGCTCAGGGGGAAGTTGTGGAGAGCTTGTTGGGTGTATTGGATAATTTTGAGAGGGCTAAAACCCAGATTAAGGTGGAGACAGAGGGAGAGGAGAAGATCAACAATAGCTATCAGAGCATTTATAAACAGTTTGGAGAAATCTTAAGTTCACTTGGCGTTCTCCCGGTGGAGACAGTGGGGAAGCCCTTTGATCCGTTG TTGCATGAAGCAATTATGCGTGAGGAGTCTTCAGAATTTGAAGAAGGTATTATACTAGATGAATTTCGCAAGGGGTTTAAGCTTGGTGACAGGCTTCTGCGTCCATCAATGGTAAAGGTATCAGCTGGTCCAGGGCCTGCCAAGCCAGAGCAGCAAGTAGCTCCATCTGAGGAACATGATGCAAGTGAAGCGACCAAAGAGGACAGCACAGAAACTGAGTCGGCTTAA
- the LOC133723246 gene encoding uncharacterized protein LOC133723246, with product MGSKKKGKFERKKKLVEEADVKTCPESDESVEKQVESVSADTVTTSESTKIRGKRSVVEMYNVLIKKALGKKLKVTYTDTGNPNGRARHNLQSYIGMLARKMVPINIESWPAVDKDLKDKIWIDVQDTFKVAPESKKLVLTSAGTKWRQFKTYLTNKHVLPYLGKKKKLRKPPKQYAFVGLQPWKEFVTQRKTEEWLKLNNDQRERVKKRKYHHRLSRKGYIGLEEELRDTWPEGEVIDRAIMWKKARLLKNGEISEEVTPVARKIDELLEKKSKGELEISGSDDVLTQALETPEHSGRVRGVGGFVNPSTYFKLPKQKRVRTTKAELMARDRERNRELEETKKMLIEKQAKAEDLLNKRIAQLEALITDKANYAPHSPISDKGSFHDRVKKNSPILDDKVQENVDDCEIVPPPTDKGGVCELAVNNITNIVAFGTVFDDVDINKMIHGAALKEGCVRVSVDGEIQGDAPLPFPIAGEMELVREAIGSHVAWPEELVIRRHPSKKKIRKNDFVKSLFNKAEVNPFVPKRCKLLYKHGTTIMTHTSEAISTVLDDKVFGVHKELFILTENVIDLLEMQKIGQGVIAAYMAHLHEVVTERDEFGNFAFIDPAATYNCERSDFGSYLVNRLKEGKTDRIFFMPYNPGEHWILTIIWEDDIYILDPLGKSVHYQAWENSVIK from the exons ATGGGTTCCAAGAAGAAGGGAAagtttgaaagaaagaaaaaattagtgGAAGAAGCGGATGTGAAGACTTGTCCCGAGTCTGATGAGTCTGTTGAGAAGCAAGTAGAATCTGTATCAGCAGACACCGTCACAACCAGCGAATCAACTAAAATTAGAGGGAAGCGAAGTGTGGTGGAAATGTACAATGTTTTGATCAAGAAAGCATTGGGTAAAAAGTTGAAAGTGACATACACTGACACTGGCAATCCAAATGGACGAGCACGGCACAATCTGCAATCATACATAGGAATGCTGGCGCGTAAAATGGTGCCGATCAACATTGAAAGCTGGCCTGCAGTGGACAAAGACTTGAAAGATAAAATTTGGATTGATGTCCAG GATACATTCAAAGTGGCCCCTGAAAGCAAGAAATTGGTGTTGACATCTGCCGGCACTAAATGGAGACAATTCAAGACCTACTTAACAAATAAGCATGTGCTGCCATActtggggaagaagaagaaactgaggaagccaCCGAAGCAATATGCATTCGTTGGGTTACAACCATGGAAGGAATTTGTAACTCAGAGGAAGACAGAGGAATGGCTG AAACTTAACAATGACCAAAGGGAACGAGTCAAGAAGAGAAAATATCATCATAGATTATCAAGAAAGGGATATATTGGACTGGAGGAAGAATTG AGAGATACTTGGCCTGAAGGAGAGGTAATTGATCGCGCTATTATGTGGAAGAAAGCCCGTTTACTAAAAAATGGGGAGATAAGTGAAGAGGTCACACCGGTAGCAAGAAAGATA GATGAATTGTTGGAGAAGAAGAGTAAGGGTGAGCTAGAAATATCAGGGAGCGATGATGTTCTCACTCAAGCACTAGAAACTCCTGAACACTCGGGTAGGGTGAGGGGTGTTGGAGGCTTCGTCAATCCGTCCACCTACTTTAAGCTTCCAAAGCAGAAAAGGGTCAGAACTACCAAGGCAGAATTAATGGCACGTGATAGGGAGCGTAATCGGGAGTTGgaggagacaaagaaaatgcttATTGAAAAACAAGCAAAGGCAGAAGATCTCTTAAACAAAAGGATTGCTCAACTAGAAGCACTAATAACAGACAAGGCGAACTATGCACCCCATTCCCCTATATCAGATAAGGGCAGTTTTCATGATAGAGTGAAAAAAAATTCCCCTATATTAGATGACAAGGTGCAAGAAAATGTGGATGATTGTGAAATTGTTCCTCCACCTACTGATAAG GGTGGCGTATGTGAGTTGGCAGTGAATAACATCACCAACATAGTTGCTTTTGGTACCGTATTCGATGATGTGGATATTAATAAGATGATACATGGAGCTGCATTGAAGGAGGGATGCGTTAGAGTGTCAGTGGATGGTGAGATTCAAGGTGATGCACCACTTCCTTTCCCTATAGCGGGTGAGATGGAATTGGTTCGAGAAGCCATTGGAAGTCATGTGGCTTGGCCTGAGGAGCTTGTAATTCGGAGACATCCATCAAAG AAAAAGATAAGGAAGAATGATTTTGTCAAATCATTGTTCAATAAAGCTGAGGTCAACCCGTTTGTGCCCAAGCGCTGCAAGCTATTGTACAAACATGGCACAACAATCATGACACATACTAGTGAGGCAATATCCACAGTATTGGACGATAAAGTCTTTGGCGTACACAAAGAACTCTTCATCTTGACAGAGAATGTGATTGATCTGTTAGAAATGCAGAAGATTGGCCAAGGAGTGATAGCAGCATACATGGC CCACCTACATGAAGTTGTTACTGAAAGAGACGAGTTTGGTAATTTTGCCTTTATTGATCCTGCTGCTACATATAACTGTGAGAGATCAGATTTTGGTTCCTATTTAGTGAATCGGTTGAAAGAGGGCAAGACTGATCGCATATTCTTTATGCCCTACAATCCAGG GGAACATTGGATATTGACAATCATATGGGAGGATGATATCTACATCTTAGACCCTTTGGGGAAATCAGTCCATTACCAAGCATGGGAGAACTCGGTGATAAAGTAA
- the LOC133723247 gene encoding uncharacterized protein LOC133723247, producing MSDGGTPPISSSVGSVNAGTSSGAADPENEIIDDKTPFRKFVKKIQKQQGGGCWRWQCNFCKLYYNGSYTRVRGHLLKEGTTGVAVCNKVTPHAFTAMSKLVKECKERLMNAAPRHVPLPSSRQQGGSSSTSSYGMSYHAYTQAPTTSDGGKKRKTAAGFIENAFQNSAREQCDGEVARMYYTGGLSFNLARNPHYRNSYIRVSTLSGYIPPDYNALRTTLLAKERKNIEQHLEPIKITWKDKGVSLCSDGWSDAQRRSLINVIATCESGPMMLKAINCEGEFKDHSMIADLIIDSIKEVGWENVVQVVTDNGPVCSKVGALIASKYPTIFWTPCVVHTLNLDVKNICTPPLVASNADVFDACCWI from the coding sequence ATGAGTGATGGAGGAACACCTCCTATTAGTTCTAGTGTCGGGTCTGTTAACGCCGGTACTAGTAGTGGAGCTGCTGATCCTGAAAATGAGATCATAGATGATAAAACACCGTTCAGGAAATTTGTGAAGAAGATTCAAaaacagcaaggtggaggatgttGGAGGTGGCAGTGCAATTTCTGTAAATTGTACTACAACGGTTCTTATACTAGAGTTCGTGGTCATTTGTTGAAAGAAGGAACAACGGGGGTGGCAGTTTGCAACAAGGTTACTCCTCATGCCTTTACTGCAATGTCCAAGTTGGTGAAAGAATGCAAGGAGAGATTAATGAATGCAGCTCCTAGACATGTTCCTCTACCATCATCAAGACAACAAGGAGGGAGTTCCTCTACTAGTAGCTATGGGATGAGTTATCATGCCTATACACAAGCACCAACAACAAGTGATGgtggaaagaagaggaaaacagCTGCTGGTTTTATTGAAAATGCCTTCCAAAACTCAGCTAGGGAGCAATGTGATGGTGAGGTTGCAAGGATGTACTACACCGGTGGCTTATCTTTCAATTTAGCTAGAAATCCACATTATCGGAACTCCTACATTCGTGTTTCTACCCTTTCAGGTTACATTCCACCAGACTACAATGCTCTAAGGACTACACTTCTtgcaaaagaaaggaaaaatattGAGCAACATTTGGAGCCAATCAAGATTACATGGAAAGACAAAGGTGTGAGTCTTTGTAGTGATGGTTGGTCTGATGCACAAAGAAGATCATTGATTAATGTGATAGCCACTTGTGAGAGTGGTCCGATGATGTTGAAGGCTATAAACTGTGAGGGGGAATTCAAGGATCATTCAATGATTGCAGACTTGATTATAGATTCCATAAAAGAAGTGGGTTGGGAAAATGTAGTGCAAGTGGTTACCGACAATGGTCCTGTTTGTTCCAAAGTCGGTGCCTTGATAGCAAGTAAGTATCCTACTATTTTTTGGACACCATGTGTAGTGCATACTTTAAATCTTGATGTCAAGAATATTTGCACACCTCCATTAGTTGCAAGCAATGCGGATGTGTTTGATGCATGTTGTTGGATATAG